A genomic stretch from Poecilia reticulata strain Guanapo linkage group LG20, Guppy_female_1.0+MT, whole genome shotgun sequence includes:
- the LOC103482479 gene encoding B-cell receptor CD22-like: protein MAALSENMLTINMVLSVFFFPGTLADCVHELRLFISSPQTMKALSATCLHIPCKFRIKPEENLDGGKPIKIKNDVRFALAPQNVVFNSSKSVNIFQMNIAGNLRERDCTTIFSNLLANQSNTYFFRIENGRFMSTASCNPLQIGVQDSPWSPSINVPSDLKEHQSVTVTCSAFTPCPNSPPELTWNLQQDSLRQTEENTDGTFTTKIQESITLSDTHDGYNIRCSAKHPAADNVVQTEVTLSVSYAPKDTLESISPSGLVPAGSWVELSCSSRAKPPPSFTWFKKGPQISTQVATGIFHKVQFTQGGQYFCVAANTLGSQKSSPVSVRTKGLPGLWMYIVIAILGIGLLRSTHFMIKKWIQASSSSQAH, encoded by the exons GCACTTTGGCTGATTGTGTTCATGAACTACGGCTGTTCATCTCATCGCCACAAACAATGAAGGCACTGAGTGCAACCTGTTTACACATCCCATGCAAATTCAGAATTAAACCGGAGGAAAATCTTGATGGTGGGAAACCCATCAAGATTAAAAATGATGTGAGGTTTGCACTGGCTCCACAAAATGTTGTATTCAACAGCAGTAAATCCGTTAACATCTTTCAAATGAACATCGCCGGAaatctgagagagagagactgcaCCACCATTTTCTCTAATTTACTCGCAAATCAGTCAAACACATATTTCTTCAGAATCGAGAATGGTCGTTTTATGAGCACAGCCTCCTGTAATCCTCTTCAAATTGGAGTTCAAG ATTCTCCTTGGAGTCCCAGCATTAATGTTCCCTCTGACCTGAAGGAGCATCAGTCTGTCACTGTAACCTGCTCAGCTTTCACTCCCTGTCCAAACTCACCTCCTGAACTCACCTGGAATCTCCAACAAGACTCTCTCAGacaaacagaggaaaacacagatggAACCTTTACAACTAAAATCCAGGAGAGCATCACTCTGTCAGACACACATGATGGATACAACATCAGATGTTCTGCCAAACATCCTGCGGCTGACAACGTAGTACAGACAGAAGTGACTCTCAGTGTTTCAT ATGCTCCTAAAGACACCTTAGAATCCATCAGTCCATCAGGTTTGGTGCCAGCAGGTAGCTGGGTGGAGCTGAGCTGCTCCAGCAGAGCCAAACCTCCACCCAGTTTCACCTGGTTCAAGAAAGGCCCCCAAATATCCACTCAAGTAGCTACAGGCATCTTTCACAAGGTTCAATTCACTCAGGGCGGGCAGTACTTCTGTGTAGCTGCAAATACGCTGGGTAGTCAGAAATCATCACCGGTCAGTGTCAGAACAAAAG GTTTACCGGGACTGTGGATGTATATTGTAATAGCGATTTTGGGAATAGGACTTCTTAGAAGTACACACTTCATGATTAAAAA atggATCCAAGCCTCCTCATCCAGTCAAGCTCATTAG